One Stratiformator vulcanicus genomic window, AAAGTGCCTGACTGTTAGCACTGGGGTCGGCGAAGACGATACTAATCGCCCCGTCGGCGTTTTCGCCACGGATGTCGTCGATCTGCAGTGTGGCTTCCGACAGGTCGGCCGAAGCGGCTGCCGCGACTGTGCCCGAACCGTCGCCACCGGCGATCGTGTCGATCAATGCACTCGCATCGGCGTCGCCGTCGAGAGCCGTTTCCAACTGAGCGGCGGTCGTCGTGATCGCGCTGTTGGCATCGGTCGCGAGGTTGACGGTGATGACCGTGTCGCCGGTGTCGGCATCGGTCACGGTATCGATGCTGAGTGCTGACGAAGCGGAAGCCGGGTCGGCCAAGACGACCGAGACGGTGCCTTGCACGTCGGTGGCATCGCCGGCTTGGTTCCGCACAAACGTGACGGCCGCGTTACCGGCACCGACCGTCAGGTCACCGGCTGCGAGCGTGACACCGCTGCGGATGGCCGCTTCGACGCCGGTCGAGTCGCTCACGCCGTTGATGGCGTCACGGACGTTTTCGACCGTCGCGGAGTCGCCGAGGAAGACGACTTCGTTACCCTTTGAGCCACCGACTTCGATCGTGGCACCGCTGGTGAAGTCGCCCCCTTGATAGAGGACGGAGGCCTTCTCGGCGACCGTATCGATCGTCGCGTCGAGACTGATCGACGAGGCGGTGCCGATGACGGCTTCGTTGACTTGCAGGTCGGTGATCTTCGCGGCGTCGGCCGTCGAGATACTCGTGGTGAATGCTTTCGAACCGTCGATCAGTTTGTCACCGGCGAACGAGGTGTTCGATGAAATCCGGTTGATGGCCGAGAGGGCGGCGTCGATTTGAAGCTGATTCGCTTCAATTTCCGACTGCGACAATGCCCCGTCGTTCAGACCTTCCTGAACCAGACCACGAATCTGCGTGAGCAGGCCGCCGATTTCGCCGAGGGCCGTATCGGCCGTCGAGATCACGTTGTTGGCCCGGTTGCTGTTCTTGATCGACTGTTCGATCGAGCTGATCTGTGATCGCAGCGTTTCGCTGGCGATCAGGCCGGCCGGGTTGTCTTTACCCGAGTTAATTTTCAGACCGGTCGAGAGCCGCTCGAGCGAAGTGCCGAGCAGGTTGTTCGCCCCGGTCGTGCTGCGCAGAGCACGCAGCGAGGCGACGTTGGTGTTAATCCGCGTCATGGGTCAGAAACCTTTCGTTGGATTGCCCGGCCTTCGGCGTCGTACGGCCATTCGGTGTCAGGCGGCGCCGTCTGTCGATGTCCGAATCGATCGTAAGACGCGAGGGGGTTGATGTGTCCGGTGGCGATCCATGCTCTGTGTGCGTCAGGGGAGCCGACGCGATCCTATTCCACGTCACAGATCGGCATCGGTCGCACGGCACTTGCCACGACTTGAAGAAAACCCCGGTGACTTGGTGAAGGCCGGGGAATCGTGTCGATCGTGACGAATGCGCAGCCCCTTTACGCGGTCGTCAGCTCCTGGGCCTCCTCCTGTTTAATCGCCAGATAGACTTCTTCGCGATGAACAGAAATTTCGCCGGGGGCTTCGATTCCGATACGAACTTTGTCGCCACGGACATCGACGATGGTGATGCGGATCGAGTCGCCGATCATGATCGACTCATCACGCAGTCGAGAAAGAACAAGCATTTCGAACTCCTTTTCGTTGGCGGCGCGGCGGGGGGCCGGCCTTGTTTGCGAATGACGTTGACGCGGCACGCGGTGAGGCGATGGGAATGACCGCCAATCGTTTGTTTTGCGTCTCCTGCCGGTGGCCGATTCCTTGGCGACTGTCGGGAGAGCGGAGATCACCGCGTGCCGGTTTTTCATCGGCCGGTTGGGAGACTGGGCAGGCGGGAGAGCTTCGAAATGCTGGGCG contains:
- a CDS encoding flagellin N-terminal helical domain-containing protein, translated to MTRINTNVASLRALRSTTGANNLLGTSLERLSTGLKINSGKDNPAGLIASETLRSQISSIEQSIKNSNRANNVISTADTALGEIGGLLTQIRGLVQEGLNDGALSQSEIEANQLQIDAALSAINRISSNTSFAGDKLIDGSKAFTTSISTADAAKITDLQVNEAVIGTASSISLDATIDTVAEKASVLYQGGDFTSGATIEVGGSKGNEVVFLGDSATVENVRDAINGVSDSTGVEAAIRSGVTLAAGDLTVGAGNAAVTFVRNQAGDATDVQGTVSVVLADPASASSALSIDTVTDADTGDTVITVNLATDANSAITTTAAQLETALDGDADASALIDTIAGGDGSGTVAAAASADLSEATLQIDDIRGENADGAISIVFADPSANSQALSIATSTSGDDTTITVSLATDANGALTSTLADVITALQGETTETLADGTTTVADALDVRSATGSDNTTLVRALASTNLDATNGTTLELRSAEYGSAESVNINVLDGSFATTDADYTTVSSADTGVDIAVTINGQSAYGRGLDATLRTSTLDATISFAEASNVADESASISITGGGSLFQIGQEVSPSGQIGIGIEAVNTARLGGITGKLFELGTGKGKSLLDVGQGGVSGETLVSIIEQSITRVSSLRGRLGAVQANVIDTNISTLGVALENISEARSQIVDTDFAEETAQLTKAQILSQSAISVLAIANQNPQQVLSLLG
- the csrA gene encoding carbon storage regulator CsrA produces the protein MLVLSRLRDESIMIGDSIRITIVDVRGDKVRIGIEAPGEISVHREEVYLAIKQEEAQELTTA